The proteins below come from a single Ptychodera flava strain L36383 chromosome 6, AS_Pfla_20210202, whole genome shotgun sequence genomic window:
- the LOC139134456 gene encoding somatostatin receptor type 5-like codes for METSLRYSTSATNLSYAPNDYYDSWDLYNASSPCMNSRLQGMVGLTITSFGIPINVTFMFVVLRVRSMRTVTNAYLVNVAVADVMHLATHWAVWCCHLLQDMCPLRSNMNVLYLSLFLNRIMQFASLLTVTVLALDRYLAVCKPVLYKKGLLHRPRVVVKILSAIWFFSLLMSLETVLQSFGYYHQTLTNYVLIGPLIFLIVLLASVLVTGVFYYLIIHKVRKAARNKSTTHALRSREKQIVRLCMATTAIYFLCVVPMLVEILDHLFNYNQQNRWFFECEKFIVMNVASYFLEINSSVNPIIYNALSSKYRKAFAAAFCMTCQK; via the coding sequence ATGGAGACGTCGCTACGGTATTCTACGTCTGCGACGAACTTGTCGTACGCCCCGAATGATTATTACGACTCCTGGGATTTATATAACGCTTCCAGTCCGTGTATGAACAGCAGACTACAAGGAATGGTTGGTTTGACCATCACCAGTTTCGGAATACCAATAAACGTAACTTTCATGTTCGTCGTACTCCGGGTACGCTCTATGCGAACCGTCACGAACGCGTACCTGGTCAACGTTGCTGTCGCCGACGTGATGCATCTAGCAACTCACTGGGCAGTCTGGTGTTGCCATCTCCTTCAGGACATGTGCCCACTCAGAAGTAATATGAACGTCCTCTATCTGAGTCTCTTTCTCAATCGAATCATGCAGTTTGCGTCTCTGCTTACGGTTACCGTGCTGGCTTTGGATAGATACCTGGCTGTTTGTAAGCCTGTGCTGTACAAGAAGGGACTATTGCACCGACCGAGGGTCGTGGTGAAGATTCTGAGCGCGATCTGGTTTTTCAGCTTGCTCATGTCTCTTGAGACGGTCTTGCAGTCCTTTGGCTACTACCATCAGACACTGACGAATTACGTCCTCATCGGCCCGCTGATTTTCTTGATCGTGCTACTAGCTTCTGTCCTGGTTACTGGCGTTTTCTACTACCTGATCATACACAAAGTGAGAAAGGCAGCACGAAATAAAAGTACGACTCACGCTCTCAGAAGCCGCGAAAAACAGATTGTGAGGCTGTGCATGGCGACCACTGCTATTTACTTCCTGTGTGTGGTGCCTATGCTTGTCGAAATACTCGATCATCTTTTCAACTACAATCAGCAGAACAGATGGTTTTTCGAGTGTGAAAAGTTTATCGTGATGAACGTAGCCTCCTACTTCCTTGAAATTAACTCTTCGGTAAACCCGATTATATACAACGCACTGAGTTCAAAATATCGGAAAGCCTTCGCTGCTGCCTTTTGCATGACTTGCCAGAAGTGA